One Pantoea trifolii DNA segment encodes these proteins:
- the proV gene encoding glycine betaine/L-proline ABC transporter ATP-binding protein ProV, protein MAIKLEVKNLYKVFGDNPEKAFKLIDKGESKESILAKTGLSVGVKNASLAIEEGEIFVIMGLSGSGKSTMVRLLNRLIEPTRGQVIIDGVDIAKISESELREVRRNKISMVFQSFALMPHMTVLNNAAFGMELAGIALAERQEKALEALRQVGLDNYAHSYPDELSGGMRQRVGLARALAINPDILLMDEAFSALDPLIRTEMQDELVKLQAKHQRTIVFISHDLDEAMRIGDRIAIMQGGEVVQVGTPDEILNNPANDYVRTFFRGVDISHVFSAKDIARRSAGSLIRKAAGFGPRSAIKLLQDEDREYGYVLEKQKFVGVVSTDSLKAALAAGEGLDSALLDTPLAVPADTSLNDLLSHVAQAPCAVPVVSEENQYVGIISKSMLLRALDREGA, encoded by the coding sequence ATGGCAATTAAACTCGAAGTAAAGAATTTATATAAGGTATTTGGGGATAATCCCGAAAAGGCATTTAAGCTGATCGATAAAGGCGAAAGCAAAGAGAGTATTCTGGCGAAAACCGGTCTCTCTGTTGGCGTCAAAAATGCCAGTCTGGCCATTGAAGAAGGCGAGATCTTCGTCATCATGGGGCTTTCAGGTTCAGGTAAGTCCACCATGGTTCGCCTTCTCAATCGTCTGATCGAGCCCACGCGTGGCCAGGTAATCATAGACGGTGTCGATATTGCCAAAATATCGGAATCGGAACTGCGTGAAGTACGCAGAAATAAGATCAGTATGGTATTCCAATCCTTCGCATTAATGCCGCACATGACGGTGCTAAATAACGCGGCTTTTGGCATGGAATTAGCCGGCATCGCTTTGGCCGAACGTCAGGAAAAAGCGCTGGAAGCATTGCGTCAGGTTGGCCTGGATAATTACGCTCACTCTTATCCCGATGAACTTTCTGGCGGCATGCGTCAACGCGTTGGATTAGCCCGCGCATTGGCGATTAATCCAGATATTTTATTAATGGATGAAGCCTTCTCAGCACTTGATCCGCTGATTCGTACCGAAATGCAGGATGAACTGGTAAAACTGCAGGCCAAACATCAGCGTACCATCGTATTTATTTCTCACGACCTCGATGAAGCGATGCGCATTGGCGACCGCATTGCCATTATGCAGGGCGGCGAAGTGGTGCAGGTCGGCACGCCGGATGAAATCCTCAATAATCCTGCCAACGATTATGTGCGCACCTTCTTCCGTGGCGTCGATATCAGTCACGTGTTTAGCGCCAAAGATATTGCGCGTCGCAGTGCGGGTTCACTGATCCGCAAAGCCGCCGGTTTTGGTCCGCGATCCGCCATCAAGCTGCTGCAGGATGAAGATCGCGAATATGGCTATGTGCTGGAGAAACAGAAGTTTGTTGGCGTGGTGTCCACCGATTCATTGAAAGCCGCGCTGGCGGCCGGTGAAGGGCTGGATAGCGCGCTGCTCGACACGCCGTTAGCGGTTCCTGCCGATACCTCCCTGAACGATCTGCTGTCGCATGTGGCACAAGCGCCCTGCGCCGTGCCGGTGGTCAGCGAGGAGAATCAGTACGTCGGTATCATTTCGAAAAGCATGTTGTTGCGTGCTTTAGACCGTGAAGGAGCCTAA
- the proW gene encoding glycine betaine/L-proline ABC transporter permease ProW, with translation MSEQTANPWESASQTTQQPATTDTSAAASSSDPWASGGAAPADNNSADAWGDPSAASSGGHDAASNAASSSSDWLSSAPAPAPEHFNIMDPFHKTWIPLDSWVTEGIDWVVSHFRPVFQGIRVPVDYILSAFQQLLLGMPAPVAIVVFALIAWQIASPAMGIATLVSLIAIGAIGAWSQAMVTLALVLTALLFCIIIGLPLGIWLARSERAARIIRPLLDAMQTTPAFVYLVPIVMLFGIGNVPGVVVTIIFALPPIVRLTILGIKQVPADLIEASESFGASPRQMLFKVQLPLAMPTIMAGVNQTLMLALSMVVIASMIAVGGLGQMVLRGIGRLDMGLATVGGVGIVILAIILDRLTQSMGRDSRSRGSRHWYSTGPLGLLLRPFSKKA, from the coding sequence ATGAGTGAACAAACAGCGAATCCGTGGGAAAGCGCCAGCCAAACCACCCAGCAACCTGCCACAACCGATACCAGCGCCGCTGCCAGCAGCAGCGATCCCTGGGCGAGCGGCGGTGCCGCGCCTGCGGATAATAATAGCGCCGATGCATGGGGCGATCCCTCCGCCGCCAGCAGCGGTGGCCACGATGCCGCCAGCAATGCTGCCAGCAGCAGCAGCGACTGGCTGAGCAGCGCGCCCGCTCCCGCGCCTGAGCATTTCAACATCATGGACCCGTTCCATAAAACCTGGATTCCCCTTGATAGCTGGGTGACTGAAGGCATCGATTGGGTGGTCAGCCATTTCCGTCCGGTGTTTCAGGGGATTCGCGTGCCGGTGGATTACATCCTCAGCGCGTTCCAGCAGTTACTGCTCGGCATGCCCGCGCCGGTGGCGATTGTGGTGTTTGCGCTGATCGCCTGGCAGATTGCCAGCCCGGCGATGGGCATTGCCACGCTGGTCTCGCTGATTGCCATCGGCGCAATTGGTGCCTGGTCGCAGGCGATGGTTACGCTGGCGCTGGTGCTGACCGCCCTGCTGTTCTGCATCATCATCGGCTTGCCACTCGGCATCTGGCTGGCGCGCAGTGAACGTGCCGCGCGCATTATTCGTCCGCTGCTGGATGCGATGCAGACCACGCCCGCCTTCGTCTATCTGGTACCGATCGTGATGCTGTTTGGTATCGGCAACGTGCCGGGCGTGGTGGTGACCATTATCTTTGCGCTGCCACCTATTGTGCGCCTCACCATTCTGGGCATTAAGCAGGTGCCGGCCGATCTGATTGAAGCGAGTGAATCCTTCGGTGCCAGCCCGCGTCAGATGCTATTCAAAGTGCAGCTGCCACTGGCGATGCCGACCATCATGGCTGGTGTAAACCAGACGCTGATGCTGGCGCTGTCGATGGTAGTCATCGCCTCGATGATCGCCGTTGGCGGTCTTGGCCAGATGGTGCTGCGCGGCATTGGTCGCCTGGATATGGGCCTCGCCACCGTCGGCGGCGTGGGCATCGTGATTCTCGCCATTATTCTTGATCGTTTGACCCAGTCGATGGGCCGCGACAGCCGCAGCCGTGGCAGCCGCCACTGGTACAGCACTGGCCCGCTGGGTCTGCTGCTGCGCCCCTTCAGTAAAAAAGCCTGA